One genomic segment of Paenibacillus sp. FSL H8-0332 includes these proteins:
- a CDS encoding BNR-4 repeat-containing protein, giving the protein MKQIKHWILALIMTMLLTILPAGAGSAAAVLEEVPFPMDSSNQAGWWSPIATYGLGYEYAYMAYNAPGSIPGKHTVAIARRDNDGLWSKLPLMDGTTPAEYLDDLGHNQPSMARDGSGRFHVFASMHSNAWRYYRSDTVGGIPQNHSAELPAGMMITYPVVTTAPNGDLYLLVRADKDPAGKREAVLLRWNNADSVWTQVKIIAAHLNRSVYPDDLVFDANGDLHILFEWAYFAASPLRHQLSYLKYNPSTGVFSKADGTPVAAPVSLTTADIVQPMAPSEAYVQSGSDPGGPGVQSAKMTLDSAGRPVIAYRYREEGSTSFAVKQATYGTGGWNLQTVYNAAPTNAAIDVTWTDTAARIYYVRSSGEARAFMAVNTGGGWTESPLAPGIPVERLAVDRSPKGIDTLYLVDVTNLKLYYGRNN; this is encoded by the coding sequence TTGAAGCAGATCAAACACTGGATACTTGCTCTAATTATGACGATGCTGCTGACTATACTACCTGCGGGGGCGGGGAGCGCGGCGGCTGTGCTGGAGGAGGTGCCTTTTCCGATGGATTCCAGCAATCAGGCGGGATGGTGGTCTCCTATTGCCACTTACGGGCTTGGCTATGAGTATGCCTATATGGCCTATAACGCCCCGGGGTCGATTCCCGGTAAGCATACGGTAGCTATTGCAAGAAGAGACAACGATGGGCTATGGAGCAAGCTTCCGCTCATGGATGGGACAACCCCTGCGGAATATCTGGACGATCTCGGGCATAACCAGCCTTCTATGGCGAGGGACGGGAGCGGGCGGTTCCACGTTTTTGCTTCCATGCACAGCAATGCCTGGCGCTATTACCGCTCAGATACTGTAGGCGGGATTCCGCAGAACCACTCGGCCGAGCTGCCCGCAGGCATGATGATAACCTATCCGGTAGTGACGACAGCTCCGAATGGAGATCTGTATTTACTGGTACGCGCTGACAAAGACCCGGCCGGCAAAAGAGAGGCCGTTCTGCTGCGCTGGAACAATGCCGATTCCGTATGGACTCAGGTCAAAATCATTGCAGCGCACCTGAACCGTTCTGTCTATCCGGATGACCTGGTCTTTGATGCGAACGGCGATCTGCATATCTTGTTCGAGTGGGCGTACTTCGCCGCCAGCCCGCTGCGCCATCAATTGTCTTACCTGAAGTACAACCCGTCCACGGGTGTGTTCAGCAAAGCAGACGGTACTCCGGTTGCAGCTCCGGTCTCCCTGACTACGGCGGATATTGTGCAGCCTATGGCTCCAAGCGAAGCCTATGTGCAGAGCGGCAGTGACCCCGGCGGTCCGGGCGTACAGAGCGCCAAGATGACGCTTGATTCAGCGGGCCGTCCGGTGATCGCTTACCGTTATCGTGAGGAGGGCAGCACAAGCTTTGCTGTGAAGCAGGCCACTTACGGTACAGGAGGCTGGAACTTGCAGACCGTCTATAACGCTGCTCCTACCAACGCGGCGATCGATGTGACCTGGACCGATACAGCCGCCAGAATCTATTATGTCCGAAGCAGTGGAGAGGCCCGGGCGTTCATGGCAGTGAATACCGGCGGAGGCTGGACAGAGAGCCCGCTTGCACCGGGTATCCCGGTTGAACGGCTGGCGGTAGACCGCAGTCCGAAGGGCATTGACACCTTATACCTGGTAGATGTAACGAACCTGAAGCTCTACTACGGACGAAATAACTAG
- the ppsA gene encoding phosphoenolpyruvate synthase, with amino-acid sequence MGSLILELKELDNAPLRLVGGKGLNLGRLSQMEGIHVPDGFCVTTEGYQEATLHNEAYHALLERLTEMQAEDQDMAQLMDLSRAIRQTIEESGIPPEVAVAVKQQLSRHGDDQAYAVRSSATAEDLPQASFAGQQDTFLNIVGLDAILEHIRKCWASLFTDRAVIYRKQQGYDHRQVYLSVIVQQMVFPQASGILFTADPVTNNRKLLSIDAGYGLGEALVSGIVSADVYKVRDENIVEQRISSKKLAVYALPGGGTEIRQLNPVQQEAQTLTEPQIVQLARIGRHIEASFGAPQDIEWCMADNTFYIVQSRPITTLYPIPDSGDSENRAYISVGHGQMMTDAMKPLGLSFHLMVTPAPMRVAGARLFVDVTAYLASPARQTIIDTLGKSDPLVKDALLTILEREDFIQMQSAPTPVPGPAANKPGKPVPEDQDPLSSDPAIVTELIKNNEASVEELKQVIQGKSGAALLDFIREDIKELKRLLFDPRSTAVFMAAMAASAWLNEHLKEWLGEINAADTLSQSVDNNITSAMGLALLDVADVIRLCPQVIDYLQQHAHDGDFLTGLLPIEGGQAAYAALIEYLGKYGMRCTGEIDITRTRWSENPAILIPMILSNIRQFAPGAGRQKFRQGLKEAREKEKGIIERLRLLPDGEDKVRETRQRIELLRNYIGYREYPKYGMVSRYLVYKQAMMKEAERLVQAGSIHDKEDIFYLQFEELYEADRTAVFDDELIKKRKDEFKLAEKLTPPRVITSEGEILSGRYRREDLPPNALAGLPVSTGVIEGRARVILNMEEADLEEGDILVTSYTDPSWTPLFVSIKGLVTEVGGLMTHGAVIAREYGLPAVVGVEHATRRIQDGQRIRVDGSAGYVELL; translated from the coding sequence ATGGGATCACTGATTCTGGAGCTTAAGGAATTGGACAATGCACCGCTGCGGCTGGTGGGCGGGAAGGGGCTGAATCTGGGCAGACTGTCCCAAATGGAGGGCATTCATGTGCCAGACGGATTCTGTGTGACTACCGAGGGGTATCAGGAAGCTACCCTGCATAATGAAGCGTATCATGCTTTGCTGGAGCGGTTAACGGAGATGCAAGCCGAAGACCAAGATATGGCGCAACTCATGGACCTCAGCAGAGCGATCCGTCAGACGATTGAAGAATCCGGGATTCCGCCCGAAGTTGCAGTAGCAGTGAAGCAGCAGTTATCCCGGCATGGAGACGATCAGGCGTATGCCGTGCGCTCCAGTGCAACGGCAGAGGATCTGCCGCAGGCCTCTTTTGCCGGTCAACAGGATACATTCTTAAATATTGTGGGCCTGGACGCCATTCTGGAGCATATCCGCAAATGCTGGGCGTCGCTGTTCACAGATCGTGCGGTAATCTACCGGAAGCAGCAAGGCTATGATCACAGACAGGTGTATCTGTCTGTCATTGTGCAGCAGATGGTCTTCCCGCAGGCCTCAGGCATTCTGTTCACCGCCGATCCCGTCACGAACAACCGCAAGCTGCTGTCGATCGACGCCGGGTATGGTTTGGGTGAAGCGCTCGTCTCGGGCATCGTATCTGCAGATGTCTATAAGGTGCGGGATGAGAATATCGTGGAGCAGCGGATTTCCTCCAAAAAGCTCGCAGTCTACGCGTTACCCGGAGGCGGTACAGAAATCCGGCAACTTAACCCCGTACAGCAGGAAGCACAGACGCTTACGGAACCGCAGATTGTGCAGCTCGCCCGGATTGGGAGGCACATTGAAGCGAGCTTCGGGGCCCCGCAGGATATCGAATGGTGCATGGCCGATAACACCTTCTATATCGTCCAGAGCCGGCCAATTACTACATTATACCCGATCCCTGATTCCGGGGACTCGGAGAACCGCGCGTATATTTCTGTGGGCCATGGGCAAATGATGACAGACGCGATGAAGCCGCTGGGCTTGTCTTTTCATCTGATGGTTACTCCTGCCCCTATGCGTGTGGCCGGTGCAAGACTGTTCGTTGATGTGACCGCATATTTGGCTTCACCCGCCAGACAGACGATTATTGATACGCTTGGGAAGTCTGATCCCTTAGTCAAAGACGCGCTGCTGACGATCCTTGAGCGGGAGGATTTCATCCAAATGCAGTCAGCGCCTACTCCCGTACCTGGTCCCGCTGCAAACAAGCCAGGCAAGCCGGTCCCAGAGGATCAGGACCCCCTCAGTTCCGATCCGGCCATTGTTACTGAGCTGATTAAGAATAACGAAGCCTCCGTAGAAGAACTGAAGCAGGTCATCCAGGGGAAATCCGGCGCAGCACTGTTGGATTTTATCCGGGAGGATATTAAGGAACTTAAGCGGCTGTTGTTCGATCCGCGCAGTACGGCGGTGTTCATGGCTGCCATGGCTGCTTCAGCCTGGCTGAATGAGCACTTGAAGGAATGGCTCGGCGAAATCAACGCAGCAGATACCTTATCGCAATCGGTGGACAACAATATTACCTCGGCCATGGGTCTTGCGCTGCTTGATGTGGCTGATGTGATCCGTCTTTGTCCGCAGGTAATCGATTATTTGCAGCAGCACGCACATGACGGGGATTTCCTGACCGGACTCCTTCCAATAGAAGGCGGGCAAGCTGCCTATGCTGCGCTGATAGAGTATCTCGGTAAATACGGAATGCGCTGTACGGGGGAGATCGATATCACCCGAACCCGCTGGAGTGAGAATCCGGCGATTCTGATTCCTATGATTCTCAGCAATATCAGGCAGTTTGCGCCGGGGGCCGGCAGACAGAAGTTCCGGCAGGGGCTTAAGGAAGCACGGGAGAAGGAGAAGGGGATTATCGAACGCTTGCGGTTGTTGCCGGATGGCGAAGACAAGGTGCGGGAAACCAGACAACGGATCGAGCTGCTCCGTAATTATATCGGGTATCGTGAATATCCGAAATACGGGATGGTCAGCCGCTACCTGGTCTACAAACAGGCGATGATGAAGGAAGCGGAGCGGCTCGTGCAAGCAGGCAGTATCCATGACAAGGAAGATATTTTCTATCTGCAGTTCGAGGAATTGTACGAGGCCGACCGCACTGCTGTATTCGATGATGAGCTGATCAAGAAGCGCAAGGACGAATTCAAATTAGCCGAAAAGCTTACGCCGCCGCGTGTCATCACATCAGAGGGTGAAATCCTGTCCGGCCGGTACAGACGGGAGGATCTCCCGCCCAACGCTCTGGCCGGTCTGCCTGTATCTACAGGAGTGATTGAGGGCCGGGCGCGGGTCATCCTTAACATGGAGGAGGCAGACCTGGAGGAAGGAGATATTCTGGTTACCTCGTATACAGACCCCAGTTGGACACCGTTGTTCGTCTCCATTAAAGGGCTGGTTACCGAGGTCGGCGGGCTGATGACGCACGGGGCAGTGATCGCACGCGAATACGGCTTGCCCGCAGTGGTGGGTGTTGAACATGCCACCCGGCGGATTCAGGACGGGCAACGCATTCGGGTAGATGGAAGCGCAGGATATGTTGAGCTGCTATAA
- a CDS encoding ABC transporter ATP-binding protein, which produces MIISLERVSWRREQTMILHDMNWQVHEGQHWCIVGLNGSGKTTMLNVVNGYIWPTQGQVEVLGHRFGDVDLRELRKRIGWVSTSLQQKLYGHQTALNIILSGKFATIGLYDKTEEADLKQAEELLEFLDCSALATRTYDTLSQGQRQKILIARALIANPDLLILDEPCTGLDIFAREQLLQMIEKITKQEDGPTLLYVTHHIEEITPCFTHTLLVKNGEIYKADETTECLKSEVLSDFFDTPVEVQEHHNRRWLTLG; this is translated from the coding sequence ATGATTATATCGCTTGAACGGGTATCATGGCGGCGTGAGCAGACAATGATTCTGCATGATATGAATTGGCAGGTACATGAGGGACAGCACTGGTGCATTGTTGGTCTGAACGGATCAGGCAAGACAACCATGCTGAACGTCGTGAACGGCTACATCTGGCCGACCCAGGGACAGGTGGAGGTGCTGGGCCATCGCTTCGGCGATGTGGACCTGAGGGAGCTGCGCAAGCGGATCGGCTGGGTCAGCACCTCATTGCAGCAGAAGCTGTACGGCCATCAGACGGCGCTGAACATCATTCTGAGCGGCAAATTCGCCACGATCGGACTGTACGACAAGACAGAAGAAGCGGACCTGAAGCAGGCAGAGGAGCTGCTGGAGTTCCTGGATTGCTCGGCCCTGGCCACACGAACTTATGATACCTTATCACAGGGACAACGCCAGAAGATTCTTATCGCACGGGCGCTCATTGCAAATCCTGATCTGCTCATCTTGGACGAGCCTTGTACGGGACTGGATATTTTTGCGCGGGAGCAGTTGCTGCAGATGATCGAGAAGATCACCAAGCAGGAAGACGGCCCCACCTTGCTCTATGTGACCCATCATATCGAGGAGATTACTCCCTGTTTCACCCATACCCTGCTGGTTAAGAATGGGGAAATCTATAAAGCTGACGAGACGACGGAGTGCCTGAAGTCAGAGGTGCTCAGCGATTTCTTCGATACCCCGGTTGAGGTGCAGGAGCATCATAACCGGAGATGGCTTACGTTGGGTTGA
- a CDS encoding peptidase G2 autoproteolytic cleavage domain-containing protein: MADEGCNQNASGSCSHAEGNSTTASGFASHAEGYQTTASASAAHAEGYQTIAALDTAHAEGNGALASGPASHAEGYRTFAINDAAHAEGGLTVASGTQSHAEGAQTTASGVASHAEGNQSTASGEYSHSEGFLTVAAGPAAHAEGFSTQANGLSSHAEGSFTEANGNFSHAEGLSTIAGAQNSHAEGNSTVVLPEHTEAHIMGAFGETLYPASWHLANGTPSTPDLAAVLQGSTGNLYLKGTVMNFGADYAEMFETVDGLPIEPGYFVTTDGERVRKATPADKYILGVVSATPSVLGDASPLNWKGKYERDEWGRVRYEDREVEAVRDSEDNVLAPAYSVSAAVLNPQYKPSQAYVPRIDRPEWVAVGTMGKLLVRDDGTCQVNGYCLPGASGVATASTEGYRVLARTAPDQIRIYVK, translated from the coding sequence ATGGCAGATGAAGGATGCAATCAGAATGCTTCCGGATCTTGCTCACATGCAGAGGGGAACTCCACTACCGCTAGCGGGTTTGCTTCCCATGCTGAGGGGTACCAGACCACAGCCAGCGCTTCTGCGGCTCATGCTGAAGGCTACCAGACCATTGCAGCATTGGACACGGCCCATGCCGAAGGGAATGGGGCCCTTGCATCAGGACCGGCCTCACATGCGGAAGGTTACAGGACCTTTGCAATCAACGATGCTGCCCACGCTGAGGGAGGTTTAACTGTTGCTTCAGGGACTCAATCTCACGCTGAGGGTGCTCAGACGACTGCTTCGGGTGTAGCTTCTCATGCGGAAGGCAATCAGAGTACTGCAAGTGGTGAATACTCCCACTCAGAAGGCTTCCTGACAGTAGCTGCTGGCCCTGCTGCCCATGCAGAAGGCTTCTCAACTCAGGCAAATGGGCTTAGTTCTCATGCTGAAGGTTCCTTCACTGAGGCGAATGGAAACTTTTCCCACGCAGAAGGTTTGTCTACAATTGCAGGTGCTCAGAACTCTCATGCTGAAGGGAACAGCACGGTTGTTCTTCCAGAACACACTGAAGCTCACATTATGGGTGCTTTTGGTGAAACACTGTATCCTGCTTCTTGGCATTTAGCCAATGGTACTCCATCCACCCCTGACCTGGCTGCTGTGCTTCAGGGGTCTACCGGAAATTTATACCTTAAAGGCACGGTAATGAATTTTGGGGCAGACTATGCCGAAATGTTTGAGACGGTGGATGGATTGCCGATCGAACCGGGCTATTTTGTGACCACGGATGGGGAGCGGGTAAGAAAAGCAACGCCAGCAGACAAATATATCTTGGGGGTAGTGAGTGCTACCCCCTCTGTCCTTGGAGATGCAAGCCCCTTGAACTGGAAAGGCAAATACGAAAGGGATGAATGGGGCAGGGTTAGATATGAAGACCGGGAAGTTGAGGCGGTGAGAGACAGCGAGGATAATGTTCTGGCGCCTGCATATTCTGTGAGCGCGGCCGTTCTCAATCCTCAATACAAGCCGTCTCAAGCCTATGTGCCACGGATCGATCGCCCGGAATGGGTGGCTGTAGGAACCATGGGCAAGCTCCTTGTCCGGGATGATGGAACCTGTCAGGTGAATGGATATTGTCTTCCAGGTGCGAGTGGAGTGGCGACCGCCTCTACAGAAGGGTACCGTGTTCTTGCCAGAACAGCACCTGATCAAATCCGAATTTATGTGAAATAG
- a CDS encoding alpha-glucosidase/alpha-galactosidase: MSKVTFIGAGSTVFAKNVLGDIMATPALQGFELALYDIDLQRLNDSASMLQNLKKSSGSTCTVNTYTDRKEALRGAKYVVNAIQVGGYDPCTITDFEIPKKYGLRQTIADTVGIGGIFRNLRTIPVMLDFAADIREVCPDALFLNYTNPMAVLTNVMNTYGGVNTIGLCHSVQQCIPGLFDHLGIDKTGVQAKIAGINHMAWLLEVTKDGEDLYPEIKRRASEKQLESHYDMVRYEMMLKFGYYITESSEHNAEYHPYFIKRNYPELIERFQIPLDEYPRRCVEQIKQWEQMRGELVNNQELKHERSHEYASYILEAMETDVPFKIGGNVMNTGLITNLPREACVEVPCLVDRSGVTPTFVGDLPPQCAALNRTNINTQLLTIEAAMTRKKDHIYHAAMLDPHTAAELSMDDIVSMCDDLIAAHGDWLPKYQ, from the coding sequence ATGTCTAAAGTTACATTTATCGGTGCCGGAAGTACAGTATTCGCCAAAAACGTACTCGGAGATATCATGGCTACACCCGCTTTGCAAGGCTTCGAGCTTGCCCTATATGATATCGATCTGCAGCGTCTGAATGACTCTGCCAGCATGCTCCAGAATCTGAAGAAAAGCAGCGGCAGCACTTGTACCGTCAATACCTATACTGACCGCAAGGAAGCGCTGCGCGGGGCCAAATATGTGGTGAACGCCATTCAGGTCGGCGGGTACGATCCTTGTACGATTACTGATTTTGAGATCCCCAAGAAATATGGCTTGCGCCAGACGATCGCTGACACTGTAGGTATTGGCGGCATCTTCCGCAACCTGCGGACCATTCCGGTAATGCTGGATTTCGCGGCGGATATCCGTGAGGTCTGCCCGGATGCGCTGTTCCTGAACTATACGAACCCGATGGCTGTTCTGACGAACGTCATGAACACTTACGGCGGGGTGAATACCATTGGACTCTGCCACAGCGTGCAGCAGTGTATTCCTGGCTTATTCGACCACCTCGGCATTGACAAGACAGGGGTTCAAGCCAAAATCGCCGGCATCAACCACATGGCCTGGCTGCTTGAAGTCACCAAAGACGGCGAGGACCTGTACCCGGAGATCAAACGGCGTGCGTCCGAGAAGCAGCTGGAGTCTCACTACGACATGGTCCGCTACGAGATGATGCTGAAATTCGGCTACTATATTACGGAATCCTCCGAGCATAATGCCGAATACCATCCGTACTTCATCAAAAGAAACTATCCCGAGCTGATCGAACGCTTCCAGATTCCGCTGGACGAATATCCGCGCCGCTGCGTGGAACAGATTAAGCAGTGGGAGCAGATGCGCGGGGAACTGGTGAACAATCAGGAGCTGAAGCATGAGCGTTCCCATGAATATGCCTCATACATCCTGGAAGCCATGGAGACGGATGTGCCGTTCAAAATCGGCGGCAATGTGATGAACACGGGGCTGATTACCAATCTGCCGAGAGAAGCCTGTGTCGAGGTGCCTTGTCTGGTGGACAGAAGCGGCGTAACGCCAACCTTCGTAGGTGATCTGCCGCCGCAGTGCGCAGCGCTCAACCGGACCAACATCAACACCCAGCTCCTGACTATCGAAGCCGCCATGACGCGCAAGAAGGACCATATCTACCACGCCGCCATGCTGGACCCGCACACCGCCGCGGAGCTGTCAATGGACGACATTGTCAGCATGTGCGACGATCTGATCGCAGCTCATGGTGACTGGCTGCCGAAGTATCAATAA
- a CDS encoding AraC family transcriptional regulator yields MNPDHYEFTLAINLIPEEQDLSVLFSGEGRPLPGHTIGPSVHDFYLIHTVLEGGGLFECGTFTAECRAGDTFVIIPGSLFSYKADLDNPWHYAWVALQGIGVLDLLRAVGITKDQPFIRSGGGNAAELHSLYEHIRLAFKQSAYPRLESLEASGWARLLLHQFGRDNLSALPPNPSGMPEMIDRQIDQAIRWITLQYHQQISIDHLASSLGYHRVHLSKAFKQRTGLSPKQFLLRIRMDKARELLGSTLTIEQVASSVGFNDALYFSKQFRKATGMPPSEFRAVLRNGNEKDTGGSNI; encoded by the coding sequence ATGAATCCGGATCATTACGAGTTCACTCTGGCCATTAACCTCATACCGGAGGAGCAGGATTTGTCAGTGCTGTTCAGCGGCGAGGGGAGACCGCTTCCCGGACACACCATAGGACCGTCCGTACATGATTTCTACTTAATACATACCGTTCTGGAGGGCGGCGGCCTGTTCGAGTGCGGGACGTTCACGGCGGAGTGCCGGGCGGGAGATACCTTCGTGATTATCCCCGGCTCATTATTCAGCTATAAGGCCGACCTCGATAATCCCTGGCATTATGCATGGGTTGCCTTGCAGGGCATTGGGGTACTGGATCTCCTTAGAGCGGTCGGGATTACGAAGGACCAGCCCTTTATCCGTTCCGGCGGCGGTAACGCCGCTGAGCTGCATAGCTTATATGAACATATCAGGCTTGCGTTCAAGCAATCCGCTTATCCGCGGCTGGAGAGTCTGGAAGCATCGGGCTGGGCACGGCTGCTGCTGCACCAATTCGGACGCGATAATCTAAGCGCCTTGCCGCCGAATCCGTCCGGGATGCCGGAGATGATCGACCGGCAGATCGACCAGGCGATCCGCTGGATTACACTGCAATACCATCAGCAGATCAGCATCGATCACCTCGCATCCTCACTCGGCTATCACCGGGTTCATTTATCCAAGGCATTCAAGCAGCGGACCGGCCTGTCGCCCAAGCAGTTCCTGCTTAGAATCAGAATGGACAAGGCCAGAGAGCTGCTAGGCAGCACGCTGACGATTGAACAAGTGGCCTCTTCCGTCGGCTTCAATGACGCCTTGTATTTCTCCAAGCAATTCCGCAAAGCTACAGGCATGCCGCCGAGCGAATTCCGGGCAGTACTCAGGAACGGGAATGAAAAAGATACAGGAGGATCAAACATATGA